The genomic interval TGGCAAAAGGTTCCAGTCCGGCTTCCTGCCGCTGTTCATTCAGTGCGCCGAAACCCCGGGTATCCATATAAATTTCGCCGCGTACCTCCAGTACGGCCGGCGGCATCATATCGGTCAGGCGAAGCGGAATTGATTTAATGGTCCGAACATTCGCCGTTACATCATCGCCCGTCGTTCCGTCGCCGCGCGTCAGCGCACGGACTAATTCGCCGTTTTCATACCGTAGCGAAATGGCCACGCCGTCGATTTTCGGTTCAAGAATATAGTCAAAGGTCTCCTCGGGAATCAGTTTTCGGATCCGAATATCAAATTCGGCCAGTTCCTCTTTGGAATAGGTATTGGAAAGGCTCATCATCGGCACCGCATGCCGCACACTGTCGAAGCGGGCCAGCGGAGCACCGCCGACCCGCTGGGTCGGGGAGGTGGGGCTGCTGAATTCCGGAAATTTCCGTTCCAGTTTTTCCAGTGACTGGAGGAGGGCATCGTATTCGCGGTCGGTGATCTCCGGTGCGGCATCAATATAATAGAGGCGGTTATGGCGCTCAATTTCAGCGCGCAATTTATCGATCTTCTGCTTGGCTTCGGCTTTGTCTGTCATAATTCGGGAAAGCTACAGAAAGGGGCCGGAGTCGTCTATGCAATTGGCAAGGAAAGCAACAGAAGTCGAAGGGGGCGGGGGTGCGGGGGAACCCCGGGAGTATTGTGCCGGATTGTCCCGGTCCGCGTGTGGATGTGAACCGTGGCGGAAACGGAATACGTTGGATCTGTTTTATTTCTGACTGCGAGATTTCCGGTAATGGTGATCGGCAGCGCGCAGTGCGGTGGGTATAAGGAGATAAACGGTTTACTGGAGATTATGAGAAAACAATCGAAGCGACGTGCTGATCAGGGCCGAAACTCATCGCATGGGCGCAGTAATAAGCATTCGACCGGAGTCCGGGGACGGGCGCGGATGGCCGATGAATCGGAACTTGAGGCCTTGCTTGCAGGGGTGGAGCAGCCGTTGATTCTGATCCTGGATTCACTGCAGGACCCGCATAATCTGGGGGCGTGCATCCGTTCCGCCAATGCGGCGGGGGCGGATGCGGTCATCATGCCTCGTGATAGAGCTGTGGGGGTAACGGACACCGCCATGAAGGTCAGTTGCGGCGGGGCCTCCGAGACGCCGCTTTTCCGCGTGAAAAATCTGGCGCGCACCATAGACCTGCTTAAACAGCTGGGAATTCGTGTTGCAGGCACATCGGATCACCAGGGAACACAGAATCTCTATGAGGCGGATATTTCGGGCCCGATTGCTGTTATGGCGGGATCGGAGGAAAAAGGGGTGCGCCGGTTATCGATGGATAAATGCGATCTGCTGCTGAGTATCCCCATGGCCGGTTGTGTGCCGTGTCTGAATGTATCTGTGGCCGTGGGAATCTGTCTGTTTGAAGTTGTACGCCAGCGGTCGTTGGGCTGAGCGGGCGCACATCGTGTTTCATCCGAACCGGTCTGTGAATAAATGCGGTTACGCTTGTGAGGCTGCAGCGAGAATGGGGTGAGGGAGATTCGGCGGCGGGGAAGTGTGTGCCGGGTTTTGAGGGGACCCGATGAGAATCTCCATGAAAACGGCGGATTTTTCTATAGCATCTGCAGGCGCATCCTTGCATGATTTCCTTTCACGTTTTGACGGAAAACCATTAACGGGGAATGCAATGAGACCTACTTTTTCAGAGAGTATGGAGCTGGTCGGCCTTTCGACCAACTGGAATAATTTTACCGATGAGCAGAAGGAGCTGATCAATACGCTGGTGGAAAACGGGCAGGCACATCTGTTTGCCGGATGGGATGAGCCGGGTACGAACGATGACGCAAAGCAGGCCTTTCTGGAATCGCTGGAAAAAATTAACGGGAATTATCCGGGCGGGCTGGCCGGTTATATTTCCAATGCCCGGAAACTGCTGGCGGAATCCAAGGCGGGCGCAAATCCGTTTGAAGGGCTGACGCCGGAGCAGCCGGAAAAGGTGGATCTTACTTCGTTTACGGATGCGTTTGAAAAATATGAATCCATCGGGGCACAGTATTTCGATAAAGTCGGTGTTGTACTGGTGGCCGGCGGCCTGGGCGAACGACTGGGCTATAACGGCATCAAAGTGGATATTGCGGTTGAAGTGCTCGAAGAAACCACGTATCTGAAGCATTATGCCGACAATCTACTG from Verrucomicrobia bacterium S94 carries:
- the rlmB gene encoding 23S rRNA (guanosine(2251)-2'-O)-methyltransferase RlmB — encoded protein: MRKQSKRRADQGRNSSHGRSNKHSTGVRGRARMADESELEALLAGVEQPLILILDSLQDPHNLGACIRSANAAGADAVIMPRDRAVGVTDTAMKVSCGGASETPLFRVKNLARTIDLLKQLGIRVAGTSDHQGTQNLYEADISGPIAVMAGSEEKGVRRLSMDKCDLLLSIPMAGCVPCLNVSVAVGICLFEVVRQRSLG